A region of Pseudomonas putida DNA encodes the following proteins:
- the acnB gene encoding bifunctional aconitate hydratase 2/2-methylisocitrate dehydratase: MLEAYRKHIEERAALGIVPQPLNAEQTAGLVELLKNPPAGEEAFLVDLITNRVPPGVDEAAYVKAAFLSAVAKGEAKSPLIDRKLATELLGTMQGGYNIETLVALLDDAELGAVAAEKLKHTLLMFDAFHDVAEKAKAGNVHAKAVLESWAAGEWFTSRPAIADKYTLTVFKVPGETNTDDLSPAPDAWSRPDIPLHALAMLKMARDGIEPQQPGSVGPLAQIEAVKAKGFPVVYVGDVVGTGSSRKSATNSVLWFFGDDIPYVPNKRAGGFCFGTKIAPIFYNTMEDAGALPIEFDCTNLGMGDVIDVYPYKGEVRRHGSDELVTNFALKTEVLLDEVRAGGRIPLIVGRGLTEKARAELGLGASDLFKKPEQPAESDKGFTLAQKMVGRACGLPEGQGVRPGAYCEPKMTTVGSQDTTGPMTRDELKDLACLGFSADLVMQSFCHTAAYPKPIDVTTHHTLPDFIRTRGGVSLRPGDGIIHSWLNRMLMPDTVGTGGDSHTRFPIGISFPAGSGLVAFAAATGVMPLDMPESILVRFKGKLQPGITLRDLVHAIPYYAIQKGLLTVEKKGKKNAFSGRILEIEGLDELTVEQAFELSDASAERSAAGCTIKLPEKAIAEYLTSNITLLRWMIGEGYGDARTLERRAQAMEAWLAKPELLSADADAEYAEIIEIDLADVKEPVLCAPNDPDDARLLSSVQGEKIDEVFIGSCMTNIGHFRAAGKLLEKVKGGIPTRLWLAPPTKMDAHQLTEEGYYGIYGKAGARMEMPGCSLCMGNQARVQTGSTVVSTSTRNFPNRLGDATNVYLASAELAAVASIIGKLPTVEEYMQYAQDIDSMAADVYRYLSFDQIAEFREAAANAKIPVVQA; encoded by the coding sequence GTGCTTGAAGCCTACCGCAAACACATCGAAGAGCGTGCCGCCCTGGGTATCGTGCCCCAGCCGCTGAACGCCGAACAAACTGCAGGCCTGGTCGAGCTGCTGAAAAACCCGCCGGCCGGCGAAGAAGCCTTCCTCGTAGACCTGATCACCAACCGCGTTCCACCAGGGGTGGACGAAGCTGCCTATGTCAAGGCCGCTTTCCTCTCCGCCGTGGCCAAGGGCGAAGCCAAATCCCCGCTGATCGACCGCAAGCTCGCCACCGAGCTGCTGGGCACCATGCAGGGCGGCTACAACATCGAGACGCTGGTCGCGCTGCTGGATGACGCCGAACTGGGCGCCGTCGCGGCCGAAAAGCTCAAGCACACCCTGCTGATGTTCGATGCCTTCCACGACGTGGCCGAAAAAGCCAAGGCGGGCAACGTCCACGCCAAGGCCGTGCTGGAGTCCTGGGCTGCCGGTGAGTGGTTCACCTCGCGTCCGGCCATCGCCGACAAGTACACCCTGACCGTGTTCAAGGTGCCTGGCGAAACCAACACCGACGACCTGTCCCCTGCCCCGGACGCCTGGTCGCGCCCTGACATCCCGCTGCACGCCCTGGCCATGCTGAAAATGGCCCGCGACGGCATCGAGCCACAGCAGCCAGGTTCGGTCGGCCCACTGGCCCAGATCGAAGCGGTCAAGGCCAAAGGCTTCCCGGTCGTCTACGTCGGTGACGTGGTCGGTACCGGTTCGTCGCGTAAATCCGCCACCAACTCGGTGCTGTGGTTCTTCGGTGACGACATTCCGTACGTGCCGAACAAGCGCGCCGGCGGTTTCTGCTTCGGCACCAAGATCGCCCCGATCTTCTACAACACCATGGAAGACGCCGGCGCCCTGCCGATCGAATTCGACTGCACCAACCTGGGCATGGGCGACGTCATCGACGTGTACCCGTACAAAGGTGAAGTGCGCCGTCACGGCAGCGACGAGCTGGTCACCAACTTCGCGCTGAAAACCGAAGTACTGCTGGACGAAGTCCGCGCTGGCGGCCGTATCCCGCTGATCGTCGGCCGTGGCCTGACCGAAAAAGCCCGTGCCGAACTGGGCCTGGGTGCTTCCGACCTGTTCAAAAAACCAGAGCAGCCAGCTGAGTCCGACAAGGGCTTCACCCTGGCGCAGAAGATGGTCGGCCGTGCTTGCGGTCTGCCAGAAGGCCAGGGCGTGCGCCCAGGTGCCTACTGCGAGCCGAAGATGACCACCGTCGGCTCCCAGGACACCACTGGCCCGATGACCCGTGACGAGCTGAAAGACCTGGCGTGCCTGGGCTTCTCCGCTGACCTGGTGATGCAGTCGTTCTGCCATACCGCGGCTTATCCGAAGCCGATCGACGTCACCACCCACCACACCCTGCCAGACTTCATCCGCACCCGTGGCGGCGTGTCGCTGCGCCCAGGCGACGGCATCATCCACAGCTGGCTGAACCGCATGCTGATGCCTGACACCGTCGGCACCGGTGGCGACTCGCACACCCGCTTCCCGATCGGCATCTCGTTCCCGGCCGGTTCCGGCCTGGTGGCCTTCGCCGCCGCCACCGGCGTCATGCCGCTGGACATGCCAGAGTCGATCCTGGTGCGCTTCAAGGGCAAACTGCAACCTGGTATCACCCTGCGTGACCTGGTTCATGCCATCCCTTACTACGCCATCCAGAAGGGCTTGCTGACCGTCGAGAAGAAGGGCAAGAAAAACGCCTTCTCCGGCCGCATCCTGGAAATCGAAGGCCTGGACGAACTGACTGTCGAGCAAGCGTTCGAACTGTCCGACGCCTCGGCCGAGCGTTCCGCTGCCGGCTGCACCATCAAGCTGCCGGAAAAGGCCATCGCCGAGTACCTGACTTCCAACATCACCCTGCTGCGCTGGATGATCGGCGAAGGCTACGGCGATGCCCGTACCCTGGAGCGTCGTGCCCAGGCCATGGAAGCCTGGCTGGCCAAGCCTGAGCTGCTGTCGGCCGACGCCGATGCCGAATACGCCGAAATCATCGAAATCGACCTGGCCGACGTCAAAGAGCCTGTGCTCTGCGCGCCGAACGACCCGGACGATGCCCGCCTGCTGTCTTCGGTACAGGGCGAGAAGATCGACGAAGTGTTCATCGGTTCGTGCATGACCAACATCGGTCACTTCCGCGCTGCCGGTAAGCTGCTGGAGAAGGTCAAGGGGGGCATCCCAACCCGTCTGTGGCTGGCTCCGCCAACCAAGATGGACGCTCACCAGCTGACCGAAGAAGGCTACTACGGCATCTACGGCAAGGCCGGTGCGCGCATGGAAATGCCAGGCTGCTCGCTGTGCATGGGTAACCAGGCACGTGTGCAGACCGGTTCGACCGTGGTTTCCACCTCGACCCGTAACTTCCCGAACCGTCTGGGCGACGCGACCAACGTGTACCTGGCATCGGCCGAGCTGGCTGCTGTCGCTTCGATCATCGGCAAACTGCCGACTGTCGAAGAGTACATGCAGTACGCGCAGGACATCGACAGCATGGCTGCCGACGTCTACCGCTACCTGAGCTTCGACCAGATCGCCGAGTTCCGCGAGGCTGCGGCCAACGCCAAGATCCCGGTTGTTCAGGCGTAA
- a CDS encoding DUF1289 domain-containing protein, producing the protein MSNKSIKTPCVGLCSTVYGDTVCRGCKRFHHEVINWNGYDDDQKRAVWLRLEQLLVQVMMAKLEVFDKSLLRLQLEQRSIRFVEQQSEYCWAYQLIARGARMIRDLEAYGMVLLPEFRGWELPQLRDAIDREFFLLSEAHYQRYIAPSFLRDALENGQG; encoded by the coding sequence ATGTCCAACAAGTCCATCAAGACCCCTTGCGTCGGCCTGTGCTCCACCGTCTACGGAGACACGGTATGCCGTGGCTGCAAGCGTTTTCACCACGAAGTGATCAACTGGAACGGCTACGACGACGATCAGAAGCGCGCCGTGTGGCTGCGTCTGGAGCAGTTGCTGGTGCAAGTGATGATGGCCAAGCTGGAAGTCTTCGACAAAAGCCTGCTGCGCCTGCAATTGGAGCAGCGTTCCATCCGCTTTGTGGAACAACAGTCGGAGTACTGCTGGGCCTACCAGTTGATCGCCCGTGGGGCACGGATGATCCGCGACCTGGAGGCTTACGGCATGGTCTTGCTGCCCGAGTTTCGTGGCTGGGAGCTGCCGCAATTGCGTGATGCGATCGACCGGGAGTTCTTTTTGCTGTCCGAGGCGCATTACCAGCGCTATATCGCCCCAAGCTTCTTGCGCGATGCCCTGGAGAATGGGCAGGGTTGA
- the acnD gene encoding Fe/S-dependent 2-methylisocitrate dehydratase AcnD, with protein sequence MNTAFRKHLPGTDLDYFDARAAVEAIKPGAYDGLPYTSRVLAENLVRRCDPSTLDASLGQLIERKRDLDFPWFPARVVCHDILGQTALVDLAGLRDAIADKGGDPAQVNPVVPVQLIVDHSLAVECGGFDPQAFEKNRAIEDRRNEDRFHFINWTKKAFKNVDVIQPGNGIMHQINLEKMSPVIYSERGVAYPDTCVGTDSHTPHVDALGVIAIGVGGLEAENVMLGRASWMRLPEIVGVELTGKLAPNITATDLVLALTEFLRKQKVVGAYLEFHGEGARALTLGDRATISNMAPEYGATAAMFAIDQQTIDYLKLTGREEQQVKLVETYAKATGLWADSLSSAVYERTLSFDLTSVVRNMAGPSNPHARVATSDLAAKGIAGAWEDVPGQMPDGAVIIAAITSCTNTSNPRNVIAAGLLARNANKLGLARKPWVKSSLAPGSKAVQLYLEEAGLEAELEQLGFGIVAFACTTCNGMSGALDPVIQQEIVDRDLYATAVLSGNRNFDGRIHPYAKQAFLASPPLVVAYAIAGTIRFDIEKDVLGVVDGKEIRLKDIWPSDEEIDAVVRASVKPEQFRKVYIPMFAIEEDRGPKVAPLYEWRPMSTYIRRPPYWEGALAGERTLRGMRPLAVLPDNITTDHLSPSNAIMMDSAAGEYLAKMGLPEEDFNSYATHRGDHLTAQRATFANPKLFNEMVRKEDGSVQQGSLARIEPEGKVTRMWEAIETYMERKQPLIIVAGADYGQGSSRDWAAKGVRLAGVEAIVAEGFERIHRTNLVGMGVLPLEFKPGTDRNTLALDGSETYDVLGQRTPRATLTLVVTRRNGERLEVPVTCRLDTAEEVSIYEAGGVLQRFAQDFLEASA encoded by the coding sequence ATGAACACCGCATTCCGCAAGCACCTGCCAGGCACCGACCTGGACTACTTCGATGCCCGCGCGGCAGTCGAGGCGATCAAGCCCGGCGCCTACGACGGCCTGCCCTACACCTCCCGCGTGCTCGCCGAAAACCTGGTGCGCCGCTGCGACCCGAGCACCCTCGACGCCTCCCTTGGCCAGTTGATCGAGCGCAAGCGCGATCTCGATTTCCCCTGGTTTCCGGCGCGTGTGGTGTGCCACGACATCCTCGGCCAGACCGCCCTGGTTGACCTCGCCGGCCTGCGTGACGCCATTGCCGACAAAGGCGGCGATCCGGCCCAGGTCAACCCAGTGGTGCCGGTGCAGTTGATCGTCGACCACTCCCTGGCCGTCGAGTGCGGCGGTTTCGACCCGCAGGCGTTCGAGAAGAACCGTGCCATCGAAGATCGCCGCAACGAAGACCGTTTCCATTTCATCAACTGGACCAAGAAGGCGTTCAAGAACGTCGATGTGATCCAGCCGGGCAACGGCATCATGCACCAGATCAACCTGGAGAAGATGTCGCCGGTGATCTACAGCGAGCGCGGCGTGGCCTATCCGGACACCTGCGTCGGTACCGACAGCCACACCCCGCACGTTGACGCACTGGGCGTGATCGCCATCGGTGTTGGCGGCCTGGAAGCCGAAAACGTGATGCTCGGCCGTGCCTCATGGATGCGCCTGCCGGAAATTGTCGGCGTCGAGCTGACCGGCAAGCTGGCCCCGAACATCACCGCCACCGACCTGGTGCTGGCCCTGACCGAATTCCTGCGTAAACAGAAAGTCGTCGGCGCCTACCTGGAGTTCCACGGCGAGGGCGCCCGCGCCCTGACCCTGGGCGACCGTGCGACCATCTCCAACATGGCCCCTGAATATGGCGCCACTGCGGCGATGTTCGCCATCGACCAGCAGACCATCGACTACCTCAAGCTGACCGGTCGTGAAGAGCAGCAGGTCAAGCTGGTAGAAACCTACGCCAAGGCCACCGGCCTGTGGGCCGACAGCCTGAGCAGTGCGGTCTATGAGCGCACCCTGAGCTTCGACCTGACGAGCGTGGTGCGCAACATGGCCGGCCCGTCCAACCCGCACGCCCGCGTGGCCACCAGCGACCTGGCGGCCAAGGGGATCGCCGGGGCCTGGGAAGACGTCCCGGGGCAAATGCCGGACGGCGCAGTCATCATCGCTGCCATCACCAGCTGCACCAACACCAGCAACCCGCGCAACGTGATCGCCGCAGGCCTGCTGGCGCGCAATGCCAACAAGCTTGGCCTGGCACGCAAACCCTGGGTCAAGTCCTCGCTCGCGCCAGGTTCCAAGGCCGTGCAGCTGTACCTGGAAGAAGCAGGGCTGGAGGCAGAGCTGGAGCAATTGGGCTTTGGCATCGTCGCCTTCGCCTGTACCACCTGCAACGGCATGTCCGGTGCGCTGGACCCGGTGATTCAGCAAGAGATCGTCGACCGTGACCTGTATGCCACTGCCGTGTTGTCGGGTAACCGCAACTTCGACGGGCGCATCCACCCTTACGCCAAGCAAGCCTTCCTGGCCTCGCCACCGCTGGTGGTGGCCTACGCCATCGCCGGGACCATCCGTTTCGATATCGAAAAAGACGTGCTGGGCGTGGTTGACGGCAAGGAGATCCGCCTCAAGGATATCTGGCCGAGCGATGAAGAGATTGACGCCGTAGTGCGTGCCTCGGTCAAGCCGGAGCAGTTCCGTAAGGTCTACATCCCGATGTTCGCCATCGAGGAGGACCGCGGGCCGAAGGTCGCGCCGCTGTACGAATGGCGCCCGATGAGCACCTACATCCGCCGTCCGCCGTACTGGGAAGGTGCCCTGGCCGGCGAGCGCACCCTGCGTGGCATGCGCCCGCTGGCGGTGCTGCCGGACAACATCACCACCGATCACCTGTCGCCTTCCAACGCCATCATGATGGACAGCGCGGCGGGTGAGTACCTGGCAAAAATGGGCCTGCCGGAAGAGGACTTCAACTCCTACGCCACTCACCGTGGCGACCACCTGACCGCCCAGCGCGCCACGTTCGCCAACCCCAAGCTGTTCAACGAAATGGTGCGCAAGGAAGATGGCAGCGTGCAGCAGGGCTCGCTGGCGCGCATTGAGCCGGAAGGCAAAGTGACCCGCATGTGGGAGGCGATCGAGACCTACATGGAGCGCAAGCAGCCACTGATCATCGTCGCCGGTGCCGACTACGGCCAGGGCTCGTCGCGTGACTGGGCGGCCAAGGGCGTGCGCCTGGCGGGTGTCGAGGCGATCGTCGCGGAAGGCTTCGAGCGGATTCACCGCACCAACCTGGTGGGCATGGGTGTGCTGCCGCTTGAGTTCAAGCCGGGTACGGACCGCAACACGTTGGCGCTCGATGGCAGTGAAACCTACGATGTGCTGGGCCAGCGCACGCCACGTGCAACCCTGACCCTGGTGGTGACGCGCCGTAACGGTGAGCGGCTGGAAGTGCCCGTGACGTGCCGCCTGGATACTGCCGAGGAAGTGTCGATTTACGAGGCAGGTGGGGTGCTGCAGCGCTTTGCCCAGGATTTCCTCGAAGCATCCGCTTAA
- the queD gene encoding 6-carboxytetrahydropterin synthase QueD → MEIFKEFTFESAHRLPHVPAGHKCGRLHGHSFKVGLHLTGPLDPHTGWIRDFSEIKAIFKPIYEQLDHNYLNDIPGLENPTSEVIAKWIWEQVKPLLPELSKVRIHETCTSGCEYTGD, encoded by the coding sequence GTGGAAATTTTCAAAGAGTTCACATTCGAATCGGCCCACCGCCTGCCCCACGTCCCAGCCGGGCACAAATGCGGTCGCCTGCATGGCCATTCGTTCAAGGTCGGCCTGCACCTGACCGGCCCCCTTGATCCGCACACCGGGTGGATTCGCGATTTTTCCGAGATCAAGGCGATCTTCAAGCCGATCTACGAGCAGTTGGACCACAACTACCTCAATGACATTCCAGGGCTTGAAAACCCCACCAGCGAAGTGATCGCCAAGTGGATCTGGGAGCAGGTCAAGCCGCTGCTGCCAGAGCTGTCCAAGGTGCGCATTCATGAAACCTGCACCAGCGGGTGTGAGTATACCGGGGACTGA
- the prpF gene encoding 2-methylaconitate cis-trans isomerase PrpF produces MAHAPQIKIPATYIRGGTSKGVFFRLDDLPEQAQIPGPARDALLLRVIGSPDPYGKQIDGMGGATSSTSKTVILSRSIKPEHDVDYLFGQVSIDKAFVDWSGNCGNLSAAVGSFAISSGLVDPSRLPRNGIATVRIWQANIGKTIIAHVPITEGEVQETGDFELDGVTFPAAEVQLEFLDPAADEEGDGGSMFPTGNLVDDLEVPGVGTFKATLINAGIPTIFINASDIGYTGTELQDAINGDPQALLRFETIRAYGAVRMGLIEHVDQAAGRQHTPKVAFVAPPSAYTASSGKAVAAADIDLLVRALSMGKLHHAMMGTAAVAIGTAAAVPGTLVNLAAGGGERSAVRFGHPSGTLRVGAEARLAKGEWTVTKAIMSRSARVLMEGWVRVPGDSF; encoded by the coding sequence ATGGCACACGCACCACAAATCAAGATCCCCGCCACCTACATCCGTGGCGGCACCAGCAAAGGCGTATTCTTCCGCCTCGACGACCTGCCCGAGCAGGCGCAGATCCCTGGCCCCGCCCGCGATGCGCTGCTGCTGCGGGTCATCGGCAGTCCCGACCCTTACGGCAAGCAGATCGACGGCATGGGCGGCGCCACCTCAAGCACCAGCAAGACGGTGATCCTCTCGCGCAGCATCAAGCCCGAGCACGATGTCGACTACCTCTTCGGTCAGGTCAGCATCGACAAGGCCTTTGTCGACTGGAGCGGTAACTGCGGCAACCTCTCCGCCGCAGTTGGCTCGTTCGCCATCAGCAGCGGCCTGGTCGACCCTTCGCGTCTGCCGCGCAATGGCATCGCCACCGTGCGTATCTGGCAGGCCAACATCGGCAAGACCATCATCGCCCATGTGCCGATCACAGAGGGCGAAGTCCAGGAAACCGGTGATTTCGAACTCGACGGCGTCACCTTCCCGGCCGCCGAGGTTCAGCTGGAGTTTCTCGACCCGGCGGCCGATGAAGAGGGCGACGGCGGGTCGATGTTCCCCACCGGTAACCTGGTGGATGACCTGGAAGTGCCCGGCGTTGGCACCTTCAAGGCGACCCTGATCAATGCAGGGATCCCGACCATCTTCATCAATGCCAGCGACATCGGCTACACCGGTACCGAACTGCAGGACGCGATCAACGGCGATCCGCAAGCATTGCTGCGGTTCGAGACCATTCGCGCCTATGGCGCCGTGCGCATGGGGCTGATCGAGCATGTCGATCAGGCGGCCGGGCGTCAGCACACACCGAAAGTGGCCTTCGTCGCGCCGCCGAGCGCCTACACTGCGTCCAGTGGCAAAGCTGTCGCGGCGGCTGACATCGACCTGCTGGTGCGTGCGCTGTCCATGGGCAAGCTGCACCACGCAATGATGGGCACTGCCGCAGTGGCCATCGGTACCGCTGCCGCCGTTCCGGGCACGCTGGTCAACCTCGCCGCAGGCGGGGGCGAGCGCAGTGCCGTGCGCTTCGGTCATCCTTCCGGCACCTTGCGGGTTGGCGCCGAGGCGCGTCTGGCGAAGGGCGAATGGACGGTGACCAAGGCAATCATGAGCCGCAGTGCTCGCGTGTTGATGGAAGGCTGGGTGAGGGTGCCTGGCGATAGCTTCTGA
- the prpD gene encoding 2-methylcitrate dehydratase produces MSANVDLNDRPDYDRVLQTLADYVLTYRVESPEALDTARNCLMDTLGCGLLALRFPECTKHLGPLVEGTVVPNGARVPGTAYRLDPVKAAWDIGCTVRWLDYNDTWLAAEWAHPSDNLGGILAVADHLSQKHVARGESPLLMREVLEAMIMAHEIQGVLALENSFNRVGLDHVILVKVASTAVCAKLMGANREQLLSALSHAFVDGQALRTYRHAPNAGSRKSWAAGDASSRGVRLADIALRGEMGVPGVLTAPQWGFYDVSFSHTNKDLALKPSAQQELRLPQPLASYVMENVLFKVSFAAEFHAQTACEAAVLLHPQVRNRLHEVDRIVITTQESAIRIISKVGPLANAADRDHCLQYMVAVPLIFGHLVAEHYEDVFHAAHPSIDRLRDKMEVVEDPRFTREYLEADKRSIANGLQVFFKDGGSTEQVVVEYPVGHRRRRGEGIPLLEAKFRENLATRFARQRCVEIFELCEDQQKLESTAVHRFVDLFVI; encoded by the coding sequence ATGAGCGCCAACGTGGACCTGAACGACCGCCCGGATTACGACCGGGTGCTGCAAACCCTCGCCGACTATGTCCTCACCTACCGGGTTGAATCACCCGAGGCGCTGGACACCGCGCGCAACTGCCTGATGGACACCCTTGGCTGCGGCCTGCTGGCCCTGCGCTTCCCCGAATGCACCAAACACCTCGGCCCGCTGGTGGAAGGCACCGTGGTGCCCAACGGCGCCCGTGTGCCCGGCACCGCTTACCGCCTGGACCCGGTCAAGGCTGCCTGGGATATCGGTTGCACCGTGCGCTGGCTGGACTACAACGACACCTGGTTGGCCGCCGAGTGGGCCCACCCCTCGGATAACCTGGGCGGCATTCTGGCCGTGGCCGATCACCTGTCGCAAAAACACGTGGCAAGAGGTGAAAGCCCACTGCTGATGCGCGAAGTGCTCGAAGCCATGATCATGGCTCACGAGATTCAGGGTGTGCTGGCGCTGGAGAACTCCTTCAATCGCGTCGGCCTGGACCACGTGATACTGGTCAAGGTGGCGTCCACGGCGGTGTGCGCCAAGCTGATGGGCGCCAACCGCGAGCAACTGCTCTCGGCGTTGTCCCATGCCTTCGTCGATGGCCAGGCGCTGCGCACTTACCGCCATGCGCCCAATGCGGGCTCGCGCAAGTCCTGGGCTGCCGGTGATGCGTCGAGCCGGGGTGTGCGCCTGGCCGATATCGCGCTGCGTGGCGAGATGGGTGTGCCCGGTGTGCTGACTGCACCACAGTGGGGTTTTTACGACGTGTCGTTCAGCCATACCAACAAGGATCTGGCGCTTAAACCCTCCGCCCAGCAGGAGTTGCGTCTGCCGCAGCCTCTGGCCAGCTATGTGATGGAGAACGTGCTGTTCAAGGTCAGTTTTGCGGCCGAGTTTCATGCCCAGACTGCCTGTGAGGCGGCCGTCCTGCTGCACCCGCAGGTGCGCAATCGCCTGCACGAGGTGGACCGTATTGTCATCACCACCCAGGAGTCGGCCATTCGCATCATCTCCAAGGTCGGCCCGCTGGCCAATGCTGCCGACCGCGATCATTGCCTGCAATACATGGTGGCGGTGCCGCTGATTTTTGGCCACCTGGTGGCCGAGCATTACGAGGACGTTTTTCACGCTGCCCATCCGAGCATCGACCGCTTGCGCGACAAGATGGAGGTGGTCGAGGACCCGCGCTTCACACGTGAATACCTGGAGGCCGACAAACGCTCGATTGCCAACGGTCTGCAGGTGTTCTTCAAAGATGGCGGCAGTACCGAGCAGGTGGTGGTGGAGTACCCAGTCGGGCACCGGCGCCGGCGGGGGGAGGGCATACCGTTGCTGGAGGCGAAGTTCAGGGAGAACCTGGCGACACGGTTTGCGCGGCAGCGGTGTGTGGAGATTTTCGAGCTGTGCGAGGATCAGCAAAAGCTGGAATCGACGGCGGTGCACAGGTTTGTGGATTTGTTCGTGATTTGA
- a CDS encoding response regulator transcription factor, which translates to MRLLLVEDNVPLADELIAGLQRQGYAVDWLADGRDAVYQGQSEPYDLIILDLGLPGLPGLDVLAQWRTGGLATPVLVLTARGSWAERIEGLKAGADDYLSKPFHPEELQLRIQALLRRARGLANQPTLEAAGLHLDESRQCVRRDGVDIQLTAAEFRLLRYFMLHPQQILSKSHLAEHLYDGETERDSNVLEVHVNHLRRKLGRSVIETRRGQGYLYAGSVE; encoded by the coding sequence ATGCGCCTGTTGCTTGTCGAGGACAATGTGCCGCTGGCCGATGAACTGATCGCCGGTCTGCAGCGCCAGGGCTATGCCGTGGACTGGCTGGCCGATGGCCGCGATGCGGTGTACCAGGGCCAGAGCGAACCCTACGACCTGATTATCCTGGACCTCGGCCTGCCAGGTTTGCCGGGGTTGGACGTGCTGGCCCAGTGGCGCACAGGCGGCCTGGCCACGCCGGTGCTGGTGCTGACGGCGCGCGGTTCCTGGGCCGAACGCATCGAGGGCCTGAAGGCCGGCGCCGACGATTACCTGAGCAAACCCTTCCACCCGGAAGAGCTGCAGTTGCGCATCCAGGCCTTGCTGCGCCGTGCGCGCGGCCTGGCCAATCAACCCACTCTGGAAGCTGCCGGCCTGCACCTGGATGAAAGCCGCCAATGCGTGCGCCGCGATGGGGTCGATATCCAGCTGACCGCTGCCGAGTTTCGGTTGTTGCGTTATTTCATGTTGCATCCCCAGCAGATCCTCTCCAAAAGCCACCTGGCCGAACACCTCTACGATGGCGAGACCGAGCGGGATTCCAATGTCCTTGAAGTGCACGTCAATCACCTGCGCCGCAAGTTGGGCCGCAGTGTGATCGAGACCCGCCGGGGGCAGGGCTACCTGTACGCCGGGAGCGTCGAGTGA
- a CDS encoding PepSY domain-containing protein, producing the protein MKTLTALFTAAALALGANAAFAKDVQPDEVVKLVNAKTIKSLDELKATAVAKHPGATVTDSELEDEYGRYIYKVELRDAQNVEWDVDLDAKTGEVLKDARDS; encoded by the coding sequence ATGAAAACCTTGACTGCCCTGTTCACCGCTGCCGCCCTTGCCCTGGGCGCCAATGCCGCTTTCGCCAAGGACGTTCAGCCCGACGAAGTGGTCAAACTGGTCAACGCCAAAACCATCAAGTCGCTGGATGAGCTCAAAGCCACCGCCGTGGCCAAGCACCCAGGTGCCACCGTGACCGATTCGGAGCTCGAAGACGAATACGGCCGCTACATCTACAAGGTCGAGCTGCGCGATGCGCAGAACGTCGAGTGGGACGTCGACCTGGATGCCAAGACCGGTGAAGTACTCAAGGACGCGCGAGACAGCTGA
- a CDS encoding PepSY domain-containing protein, with amino-acid sequence MIHLPRPARYLALSLLAVCSLAAARDLDQDEALALRQKGVILPLEQLLETALGRYPGARLLEAELEQDDDRYEYEVELLTAEGVVREIKLDASTGALLKDEEDD; translated from the coding sequence ATGATCCACTTACCGCGGCCGGCACGATATTTGGCGCTTTCGCTGCTGGCCGTCTGTTCCCTGGCGGCTGCCCGTGACCTCGATCAGGATGAAGCCCTGGCATTGCGCCAGAAGGGCGTCATCCTGCCGCTCGAACAGCTGCTGGAAACCGCCCTGGGGCGTTACCCTGGCGCGCGTTTGCTGGAAGCCGAGCTGGAACAAGACGACGATCGCTACGAATATGAAGTCGAATTGCTGACCGCCGAAGGGGTGGTACGTGAAATCAAGCTCGACGCCAGTACCGGTGCCCTGCTCAAAGACGAGGAAGACGACTGA